A section of the Pogoniulus pusillus isolate bPogPus1 chromosome 3, bPogPus1.pri, whole genome shotgun sequence genome encodes:
- the AKAP11 gene encoding A-kinase anchor protein 11 isoform X3: MDVYTRPQGSRMKPRISVKKSFGEGLMHSMKSLLHSRKELCSVSSAECLSREEQENFFEITFIGFAEEMGAAHLQELAAVSVELPDALKSLQLCKLKENEVIFLKDVKKTLVKPHIMKQNQLPEVFCVMRLSPSFPRIKVDYVFTLLSKYTAGIRYAVERNSSQKHQAETSHGEDDDTNQSVSSIEDDFVTAFEHLDEDDPSKIQSAGASNFTSRNHRDAASQTIPAQCVEAGDSKILVGSAQRKSSARSSTLIDMLGLKELSSVKNSVTTSISDPWIQRSFYKPYNPSDQGVNFLCKTLFSSSPAESSESNCSSPSPIIFLDEEGYQKSLKAKLQLPKIPVVKDGIEDSDSEVSEFFDSFDQFDELEQALENSCKVIRDPIVGNPSQKRRTTHEQLSSSIAMNPQKFKFDRPTLPANVMKPTPRKPESPYSSVFDVPDSPRPVKTSGEENGAFFSPIRSSAFSPLGSCGSSECLCRIHLGGDGTGQNHHGAVSNYSSYADRVSCEILGSVFHSESSPEQGCAGNNSKHKVFTLKEKKRQGADLKLKTCKEPDENTRSKQKSSTIRDSIQKFASELVEKSFGSAFKDLQKGVSSCTNALCHLAARLTSSVFQMAFYEIGRRRAIALKERAINGIANFLVSEALTGALKELRHVKKQIFTNTVARFAADLAEELVFEGIMEVCQFSYPSTPTAAQPSSFDYEDKVVRSYARDLSESVIQEAFIELSQVDVTFTTQAAISVSTDNIKYMSAESMLESTQTSTVSPSFNNRVTLKPIQDNKKDYTVQQALFCTSGVVSSIPVPLAGRALCRHQVSSDTCTANISTAPNSDDNMKVYQDSIQPFFTSRKREEEIGSLRNVYLPSDHSQSIESTLSFLLNQNDTKQTNNRSGANNNSELTSESKGISTFSGTMVDMIVNEAYEAITSSRVTKAVEEYTDCVTRKGIDKKPYMQCIGEDFPKNMFADDVVSCIINQSIDESKSVLCSTGGNLPCNVSSQTYTDNGRKEQCVVKKQEAEKQSHVSVIMERQMPLNNPCKFLLTPAHSVQSFSESKGCWQEEKGHSFPLKSPPPRSTVAFAGRVLEDLTDTGSCSITNKFSKDHDTEKPSSGPLSYRHADFLHANNVPSVMFGSEDALQVEDKSGLKDGNACVMPDTPPPTPLVPCQGSSERNLRKLSKKLKGELAKEFSPATPPSTPYNPSAAGLSEAECDALENEEFMLKLMRSLSEEVESSEDEDHSVMPIEKEEHSEKTVQYADCLASSIISVATGVAASHLDGKTNEAARQVRLGVRNKGCGYTAFISSPEKMSSPVWNYAGDMAGKVISEAKKIVKSRHCKLLRLKQANCQVDCLYLRKGDHSSKEECGPVPDQGLGERDSAVLPLPQGSGMTGLTSKYPSCESVTDEYADHIIRVLKREGGNAELLMDQYASRLAYRSIKSGLQQAARKTKLRYNRKTFPGQNAQVNGKMELITSVSKDAVQQVKSGIHGYEDQRSERSVGMQRSERAELLNFSESLARRITSDVRRKLQMSGACLPKSLTDSCLYKKTEFDEGTGDLLKTRFSRTVLPLTPDHKLYHSTGSLNESGYSEGVIQAIEQYARKVADDTLEMGLESAVLHVAEHRKNGDRFSYTEKLSPFSGTVCRCCSMKEHRYCTETTSHYLPTPESSVPVRHVLHSGLNGACQKPRVFQLDIPKIHVDVEQKTVFSDKGATAAAEKTGEISYASLTADSGIGQEGVSFAESLTTEIMTSAMTNIGQAVNTSSVGREGFHSVESIVSQQMSLSIGDDSTGSWSNLSFEDEHPDESSSFLHLSDSDGTEDKDEDPKDALEGLEQLRKAVAITNIDLEPNLVDPQLRAVLQWLAASETEVSDLHFHDTATREFVFLSRRLQERGWKVGDLLQAVLKYCEMVEKASDGEQVLNQPLVGWLLENI, translated from the exons aTTACCTTCATAGGTTTTGCTGAAGAGATGGGTGCTGCTCATCTGCAG GAGTTGGCAGCTGTTTCTGTAGAACTTCCAGATGCTCTGAAATCACTCCAGTTGTGTAAactaaaagaaaatgaagtgaTATTTCTAAAAGATGTAAAGAAAACATTGGTAAAACCTCACATCATGAAACAG aatcAACTTCCTGAAGTGTTTTGTGTGATGAGACTGTCTCCTTCATTCCCAAGGATCAAAGTTGATTACGTATTTACCTTGCTGAGCAAGTATACTGCAGGCATAAGATACGCAGTGGAAAGAAACTCATCACAAAAACATCAAGCAGAGACATCCCATGGAGAAGATGATGACACTAATCAGTCGGTTTCTTCAATTGAGGATGATTTTGTCACTGCTTTTGAACACTTGGATGAGGATGACCCTTCAAAGATACAAAGTGCTG GTGCAAGCAACTTTACGTCTCGCAACCATCGAGATGCTGCCTCACAGACCATCCCTGCTCAATGTGTAGAAGCTGGTGACTCAAAGATCCTTGTTGGTTCTGCACAACGAAAGTCATCTGCCAGATCTTCTACTTTGATTGATATGTTAGGACTTAAGGAATTGTCTTCAGTAAAAAACTCagttacaacctcaatttctgATCCTTGGATACAAAGGAGTTTCTATAAGCCATATAACCCTTCTGATCAAGGAGTTAATTTTTTATGTAAAACattgttttcttcctccccagctgaATCCTCTGAGTCCAATTGCTCTAGCCCAAGCCCTATCATCTTCTTAGATGAGGAAGGGTATCAAAAAAGCTTGAAGGCAAAGCTTCAGCTGCCAAAAATTCCAGTAGTGAAAGATGGTATAGAGGATTCAGACTCAGAAGTGAGCGAATTTTTTGATAGTTTTGATCAATTTGATGAGCTGGAACAAGCCTTAGAAAACTCTTGTAAAGTTATTAGGGATCCCATTGTAGGGAATCCCTCCCAGAAAAGGAGGACTACACATGAGCAATTGTCTTCAAGCATTGCAATGAATCCTCAGAAATTCAAGTTTGATCGTCCCACTCTCCCAGCCAACGTAATGAAACCAACTCCTCGTAAACCAGAATCGCCGTACAGCAGCGTCTTTGATGTCCCAGATTCTCCTCGCCCGGTTAAAACATCAGGGGAAGAGAACGGAGCCTTTTTCAGCCCTATTAGGTCGTCAGCATTCAGTCCCCTAGGGAGCTGTGGTTCTTCTGAATGTTTATGTCGAATTCATCTTGGTGGAGATGGGACAGGTCAAAATCACCACGGTGCAGTTTCTAATTATTCTTCCTATGCTGACAGAGTTTCATGTGAAATACTGGGTTCTGTTTTTCATTCCGAGTCCTCACCAGAACAAGGATGTGCAGGAAACAATTCAAAACACAAAGTATTTactttgaaagagaaaaaacgTCAAGGTGCAGATCTCAAACTGAAAACTTGTAAGGAGCCGGATGAAAACACAAGATCTAAACAGAAGTCATCAACGATCAGAGATAGCATTCAAAAATTTGCAAGTGAATTAGTTGAGAAAAGTTTTGGCAGTGCATTTAAAGACTTGCAAAAAGGTGTTTCTTCGTGCACCAATGCACTTTGCCATTTGGCTGCTAGGTTGACTTCTTCAGTCTTTCAAATGGCTTTTTATGAGATCGGAAGGCGCAGAGCGATCGCCCTGAAGGAGCGAGCCATTAATGGCATAGCAAACTTTTTGGTGAGTGAAGCTCTAACTGGTGCTTTGAAAGAGCTGCGGCACGTGAAGAAACAAATCTTTACCAACACCGTTGCAAGGTTTGCAGCAGACCTTGCTGAAGAACTTGTGTTTGAGGGAATCATGGAAGTATGCCAGTTTTCGTACCCATCAACACCTACAGCTGCACAGCCCTCGTCGTTTGATTATGAAGACAAAGTGGTAAGGTCTTATGCCAGAGATTTGTCTGAATCTGTCATTCAAGAGGCTTTTATTGAACTATCTCAGGTTGATGTGACTTTCACAACACAAGCAGCCATTAGTGTATCCACGGACAACATTAAATATATGAGTGCAGAAAGTATGTTAGAGTCAACACAGACTTCCACAGTTTCTCCCAGTTTTAACAATAGGGTAACTCTGAAGCCAATCCAAGATAACAAAAAGGATTACACAGTACAGCAAGCTCTGTTTTGCACGTCTGGTGTTGTAAGTTCAATACCTGTACCCTTAGCTGGAAGAGCTCTTTGTCGACATCAGGTTTCCTCTGATACTTGCACAGCAAACATATCCACTGCTCCAAATTCAGATGACAATATGAAAGTATATCAAGACTCCATCCAGCCATTCTTCAcaagcagaaagagagaggaggaaattgGTTCTTTAAGAAATGTATACCTACCTTCAGATCACAGCCAAAGTATTGAAAGTACTCTGTCGTTCTTACTCAACCAAAATGataccaaacaaacaaataacagATCTGGAGCAAACAATAATTCAGAGTTAACAAGTGAATCAAAAGGCATTAGTACTTTCTCTGGGACTATGGTAGATATGATAGTAAACGAAGCTTACGAAGCCATAACCTCATCTAGAGTAACAAAAGCAGTAGAAGAGTACACAGATTGTGTAACAAGAAAAGGAATAGATAAAAAACCTTATATGCAATGTATTGGTGAAGATTTTCCCAAGAAtatgtttgcagatgatgtGGTCAGTTGCATCATAAACCAGTCTATAGATGAAAGTAAAAGTGTGTTATGCAGCACTGGTGGTAATTTGCCATGCAATGTGAGCTCACAGACGTACACGGATAATGGTAGAAAAGAGCAATGTGTGGTCAAGAAGCAAGAGGCTGAGAAACAAAGTCATGTTTCTGTAATTATGGAAAGACAGATGCCTTTGAATAATCCATGTAAATTTCTTCTTACTCCAGCTCATTCAGTTCAGTCTTTTTCAGAATCCAAAGGCTGTTGGCAGGAAGAAAAAGGACACAGTTTTCCTTTAAAATCACCACCACCTCGTTCCACTGTTGCTTTTGCTGGGCGTGTTCTGGAGGACTTAACTGACACAGGAAGCTGCTCCATAACAAACAAGTTCTCCAAAGACCATGATACTGAGAAACCATCATCAGGACCTTTGTCTTACAGGCATGCAGATTTTCTGCATGCAAATAATGTTCCTTCAGTGATGTTTGGCAGTGAAGATGCCTTGCAGGTGGAAGATAAATCAGGACTCAAAGATGGAAATGCCTGTGTAATGCCTGATACACCCCCACCGACTCCTTTAGTACCATGCCAAGGTAGTTCTGAAAGAAACCTTAGAAAACTATCTAAAAAACTCAAGGGAGAGTTAGCAAAGGAATTTTCACCTGCAACCCCACCTTCTACACCGTACAATccatctgctgctggtttgtctGAAGCCGAATGTGACGCTTTAGAAAATGAGGAATTTATGTTGAAACTCATGCGGTCCCTTTCTGAAGAAGTGGAAAGTAGTGAAGATGAAGATCATTCTGTAATGCCCATTGAGAAAGAGGAACATTCAGAGAAAACAGTTCAGTATGCAGATTGCTTAGCTAGCAGTATAATTTCAGTAGCGACTGGAGTGGCTGCTTCTCATTTAGATGGTAAAACAAATGAAGCTGCTAGGCAGGTTCGTTTAGGTGTACGAAACAAAGGATGCGGATATACTGCATTTATAAGTAGCCCAGAAAAGATGTCCAGTCCTGTATGGAATTATGCAGGTGATATGGCAGGAAAAGTCATCAGTGAGGCCAAGAAAATTGTGAAATCAAGGCATTGTAAACTGTTGAGGTTGAAGCAGGCTAATTGTCAGGTGGATTGTCTTTATCTGAGAAAAGGTGATCATAGCTCAAAAGAAGAGTGTGGTCCGGTACCAgaccaggggctgggagagagagATTCAGCTGTACTTCCTTTACCACAAGGTTCAGGCATGACAGGTTTGACTTCCAAATATCCAAGCTGTGAAAGTGTGACTGATGAATATGCAGATCATATTATTCGAGTTCTGAAAAGAGAAGGTGGTAATGCTGAACTGTTAATGGATCAGTATGCTAGCAGACTTGCTTACAGGTCTATCAAATCAGGCTTACAGCAAGCTGCTAGAAAAACCAAATTGAGATACAACAGAAAGACATTTCCTGGGCAAAATGCACAGGTGAATGGTAAGATGGAGCTGATCACATCAGTGAGTAAAGATGCAGTACAGCAAGTGAAAAGTGGCATTCATGGCTATGAAGACCAAAGGTCTGAAAGGAGCGTCGGGATGCAAAGATCAGAACGTGCAGAGTTGTTAAACTTTTCAGAATCCCTTGCTCGCCGCATCACTTCTGATGTCAGGAGGAAACTGCAAATGTCAGGAGCGTGTTTACCAAAGTCTCTAACAGATTCCTGTCTGTATAAAAAGACTGAGTTTGATGAAGGCACAGGGGACCTTCTTAAAACGAGGTTTTCTCGGACAGTTCTTCCTCTCACCCCAGATCATAAACTGTATCATAGTACAGGCAGTTTAAATGAAAGTGGCTACAGTGAAGGCGTAATTCAAGCCATAGAACAGTATGCTAGGAAAGTGGCAGATGATACTCTAGAAATGGGTTTAGAGTCAGCTGTTCTCCACGTGGCTGAACACAGAAAAAATGGGGATAGATTCTCATACACTGAGAAACTGTCTCCTTTCTCTGGAACCGTCTGTAGATGCTGCAGTATGAAGGAACATCGGTACTGTACAGAAACTACATCTCATTATCTACCCACACCAGAATCCTCTGTTCCAGTGAGGCATGTTCTGCATTCTGGATTGAATGGTGCCTGTCAAAAACCAAGAGTGTTTCAGCTAGATATCCCTAAAATTCATGTGGATGTAGAACAGAAGACAGTGTTTTCTGACAAGGGGGCCACCGCAGCTGCGGAGAAAACAGGAGAGATCAGTTACGCGAGTCTGACAGCTGACAGTGGGATTGGACAAGAAGGAGTCAGCTTTGCTGAAAGCCTTACTACTGAAATAATGACATCAGCTATGACTAATATTGGTCAGGCAGTTAACACGAG CTCGGTTGGAAGAGAAGGATTTCACTCTGTGGAATCTATTGTTAGCCAGCAGATGAGTCTTAGTATTGGTGATGATAGCACTGGGAGTTGGTCCAATCTAAGTTTTGAAGATGAACATCCTGATGAGAGCAGCAGTTTTCTTCACCTCAGTGACAG TGATGGAACAGAAGATAAAGACGAAGATCCCAAGGATGCTCTAGAAG GTTTGGAGCAACTACGGAAGGCTGTAGCAATAACAAATATTGATCTGGAACCGAATCTAGTGGACCCCCAGCTcagagcagtgctccagtgGCTAGCAGCTTCTGAAACAGAGGTGTCTGATCTTCACTTTCATGACACTGCTACAAGGGAATTTGTCTTT CTTTCCAGAAGACTGCAAGAAAGAGGTTGGAAAGTCGGAGATCTCTTGCAAGCAGTGCTGAAATATTGTGAAATGGTAGAGAAAGCATCTGATGGAGAGCAAGTTCTAAATCAGCCTTTGGTTGGATGGCTTCTGGAGAACATATGA